From a region of the Neisseria subflava genome:
- a CDS encoding replication-associated recombination protein A, with protein sequence MSDFFTRQPDAPLAERLRPHTLDDVIGQQHLIGEGKPLRVAVEGGKPHSMLLWGPPGVGKTTLARILAQSFNAQFLPVSAVFSGVKDIREAIDKAEIALQQGRATILFVDEVHRFNKAQQDAFLPHVESGLLTFIGATTENPSFEVNPALLSRAQVYVLQSLSSDDLKKLIAKVLALPEYQDFTIEADAQELLVNTADGDARRLLNLLEQLLRAADTRRLKTLTAEFLADSLGAQIRRFDKGGESFYNQISALHKSVRGSHPNAALYWFCRMLDGGTDPRYLARRIVRMAWEDIGLADPRALTIANDAAVIYERLGSPEGELALAQAVLYLAAAAKSNAGYKAYNQMRRFVKENASDEVPVHLRNAPTKLMKELGYGREYRYAHDEPNAYAAGESYMPDGLDEPDFYQPVPRGLEIKIGEKLKWLKSLDEEALDD encoded by the coding sequence ATGTCCGACTTCTTTACCCGACAACCCGATGCGCCGCTTGCCGAACGCCTGCGCCCGCATACGCTTGATGACGTCATCGGGCAGCAGCATTTAATCGGCGAAGGTAAGCCGCTGCGTGTGGCGGTGGAAGGCGGGAAGCCGCATTCTATGTTGCTGTGGGGGCCGCCGGGGGTGGGCAAGACGACATTGGCGCGGATTTTGGCGCAGAGTTTCAATGCCCAGTTCCTGCCTGTTTCCGCCGTATTCTCTGGCGTGAAAGACATACGCGAGGCAATCGACAAGGCAGAAATCGCTTTGCAACAGGGACGAGCGACGATTTTGTTTGTCGATGAAGTCCACCGCTTCAACAAGGCGCAGCAGGACGCGTTTTTGCCGCATGTCGAAAGCGGTTTACTGACTTTTATCGGCGCGACGACGGAAAATCCGTCGTTTGAAGTCAATCCCGCGCTGTTGAGCCGCGCGCAGGTGTATGTTTTGCAATCCTTATCTTCAGACGACCTCAAAAAGCTGATTGCCAAAGTGTTGGCTTTGCCCGAATACCAAGATTTCACGATTGAAGCCGATGCGCAGGAGCTGCTCGTCAATACCGCCGACGGTGATGCGCGCAGATTGTTGAATCTGTTGGAACAACTGTTACGCGCCGCCGACACACGTCGTCTGAAAACCTTGACCGCCGAATTTCTCGCCGATAGCTTGGGCGCGCAAATCCGCCGTTTCGACAAAGGCGGCGAGAGTTTCTACAACCAAATCTCCGCCCTGCACAAATCCGTGCGCGGTTCACATCCGAATGCCGCGCTGTATTGGTTCTGCCGTATGCTCGACGGCGGTACTGACCCGCGCTACCTCGCCCGCCGCATCGTGCGCATGGCGTGGGAGGACATTGGGCTTGCCGACCCGCGTGCCTTAACGATTGCCAATGATGCCGCAGTGATTTATGAGCGCTTAGGCTCGCCAGAAGGGGAACTCGCACTGGCGCAAGCCGTGTTGTATCTTGCCGCAGCTGCCAAATCTAACGCAGGCTACAAGGCATACAACCAAATGCGCCGTTTTGTCAAAGAAAATGCCAGCGACGAAGTGCCTGTTCATCTGCGCAATGCGCCGACCAAGTTGATGAAAGAATTAGGCTACGGACGTGAATACCGCTATGCCCATGACGAGCCCAATGCCTACGCCGCCGGCGAAAGCTATATGCCCGACGGCTTGGACGAACCGGACTTCTACCAACCCGTTCCACGCGGATTGGAAATCAAAATCGGCGAAAAGCTGAAATGGTTGAAATCCTTGGATGAAGAAGCGTTGGATGATTAA
- a CDS encoding low molecular weight protein tyrosine phosphatase family protein, with amino-acid sequence MNLMLNGLINSKDTFSIQSRWFSQGGYFPPFLIFMNALFICSRNQWRSPTAETVFRRYPNVQARSAGTSPNARHTVSIDDIAWADKIFVMEQKHKSRLLAQFPRALQYKEMIVLDIPDDYRYMDEELIEILKESVVPYLSR; translated from the coding sequence ATGAATTTGATGCTGAATGGTTTGATTAACTCAAAAGATACATTTTCGATTCAATCGAGATGGTTTTCACAAGGCGGATACTTTCCGCCTTTTTTAATTTTTATGAATGCACTTTTTATTTGTAGTCGTAACCAATGGCGCAGTCCTACCGCTGAAACCGTATTTCGACGTTATCCAAATGTACAGGCACGTTCTGCAGGGACCAGCCCCAATGCGCGGCATACTGTTTCCATAGATGATATTGCATGGGCGGATAAGATTTTCGTAATGGAACAAAAACATAAGAGCCGTCTGCTGGCACAGTTTCCCCGTGCTTTGCAATATAAGGAAATGATTGTTTTAGATATTCCTGATGATTACAGATACATGGATGAAGAGTTGATAGAAATATTGAAGGAAAGTGTCGTGCCTTATCTGTCTAGATAA
- a CDS encoding hemolysin family protein — protein MNIFEALLLLCLLIVISAFVSCSELALASARKIKLQVMAKDGGDTRALDVINMQQQPGSFITVVQIGLNAVAILAGIVGEAAIRPYFGKLLENAGSWGSTVASLLTFSLVTGSFILIADLMPKRMAMTHPEAVAVRIVRPMMFLIFILKPLVWVFDGLANAIFKLFKISTVRQEQLTSEDIYAVVDAGAQAGVLKEQEHYLIENIFDMQERTVTSTMSTREYIAYFDKHDDSDTVLEMMSDKPHNKFLVCDGDLERVIGYIESHTLLTLFLKEKDVRLTDKRVLRKALFIPDTLSLYDVLETFKTSGEDFAVVVNEYALVVGVVTLKDVMSIVMGELVNTEEEPQIIRRTEDTWLVDGATPLTDVMRALDIEEFPNSENYETIAGFMMYSLRKIPKRTDFLVYAGYKFEIIDTENLKIDQLLVSKQGNMMGKM, from the coding sequence ATGAATATTTTTGAAGCCTTACTATTATTGTGCCTGCTGATTGTTATTAGCGCGTTTGTATCCTGTTCCGAACTCGCGCTTGCTTCGGCACGCAAAATCAAATTGCAGGTCATGGCGAAAGACGGCGGCGATACGCGTGCGCTTGACGTCATCAATATGCAGCAGCAGCCGGGCAGTTTTATTACCGTTGTCCAAATCGGTTTGAACGCCGTCGCCATTCTTGCCGGTATTGTCGGCGAGGCAGCAATACGTCCGTATTTTGGCAAACTATTGGAGAACGCAGGTAGTTGGGGCAGCACAGTTGCCTCTTTGCTGACATTCTCGCTGGTTACAGGCAGCTTTATTTTAATTGCTGACCTGATGCCCAAGCGTATGGCAATGACCCATCCCGAAGCGGTGGCGGTACGCATTGTCCGTCCAATGATGTTTTTGATTTTTATCTTAAAGCCCCTTGTCTGGGTTTTTGACGGATTGGCAAACGCAATATTCAAACTCTTCAAAATCTCAACCGTCCGTCAGGAGCAGCTTACCTCGGAAGATATTTATGCCGTCGTTGATGCCGGCGCGCAGGCTGGTGTATTGAAAGAACAAGAACACTATCTGATTGAAAACATTTTCGATATGCAGGAGCGCACGGTCACTTCCACCATGAGCACGCGCGAATATATCGCCTATTTCGATAAACACGACGACAGCGATACCGTGTTGGAAATGATGTCGGACAAACCGCACAATAAATTCCTTGTATGTGACGGCGATTTAGAACGCGTCATCGGCTATATCGAATCGCATACGCTGCTGACCTTGTTTTTAAAAGAAAAAGACGTCCGCCTGACCGACAAGCGCGTGTTGCGCAAAGCCTTGTTTATCCCCGATACGTTGTCGCTTTATGATGTATTGGAGACCTTCAAAACTTCCGGCGAAGACTTTGCCGTAGTGGTGAACGAATACGCGCTCGTGGTCGGCGTGGTAACGTTGAAAGATGTGATGAGCATTGTGATGGGCGAGCTGGTCAATACCGAAGAAGAGCCGCAAATCATCCGCCGCACCGAAGACACATGGTTGGTGGACGGTGCCACGCCGCTTACCGATGTCATGCGTGCGCTGGATATTGAAGAGTTTCCCAATTCGGAAAACTACGAAACCATCGCCGGCTTTATGATGTATTCCCTGCGCAAAATCCCGAAACGTACAGATTTTCTAGTTTATGCCGGTTATAAATTTGAAATCATCGATACTGAAAATTTGAAAATTGACCAACTTTTGGTTTCCAAACAAGGAAATATGATGGGGAAAATGTAA
- a CDS encoding RNA ligase family protein → MTTTEPQKYARSLHAPISLGTTSDDRFMPRGFLSYFASLPKLVLTEKLDGQNNCFAAHGLYARSHAAPTQHPWDKPLLQRWQQIKDDLGDLELFGENMYGIHSIAYSQLESYFYLFAVRRGGHWLSWEEVKFYAQLFDFPTVPEIPIVQPLADFTQKYANEDIALAQWLAANLGEPWTDSVQTAGKLGGYDPKTGAACSEGFVIRNATDFATNNGNLPVQSNEFDNLFKLVRAKHVKTDVHWTKTWKPARLIDYDKYHWQSWQFQTA, encoded by the coding sequence ATGACGACAACCGAACCTCAAAAATACGCCCGTAGCCTGCACGCGCCCATCAGCCTCGGTACCACCTCTGACGACCGCTTTATGCCGCGCGGCTTTCTTTCATATTTTGCCTCACTGCCGAAATTGGTTTTAACCGAAAAATTAGATGGGCAAAACAACTGCTTTGCTGCGCACGGCCTCTATGCTCGTAGTCATGCTGCACCTACCCAGCATCCGTGGGATAAACCTTTGCTGCAACGATGGCAGCAAATCAAAGATGATTTAGGCGATCTCGAACTTTTTGGCGAGAATATGTATGGCATTCATTCGATTGCCTATTCGCAACTGGAAAGCTATTTTTACCTGTTTGCAGTCCGCCGTGGCGGACATTGGCTTTCATGGGAAGAGGTTAAATTTTATGCGCAGCTGTTTGATTTTCCGACTGTGCCAGAAATACCCATTGTCCAGCCTCTTGCAGATTTCACTCAAAAATACGCCAATGAAGATATTGCTTTAGCGCAATGGCTTGCCGCTAATTTGGGAGAGCCGTGGACAGACAGCGTACAAACTGCCGGCAAGCTTGGCGGCTACGATCCGAAAACAGGAGCGGCATGCAGTGAAGGTTTCGTTATCCGTAATGCAACTGATTTTGCCACCAACAACGGCAACCTGCCTGTTCAATCCAATGAATTCGACAATCTTTTCAAATTGGTACGAGCCAAACACGTTAAAACCGACGTTCATTGGACAAAAACCTGGAAGCCTGCCCGTCTTATTGATTACGACAAATACCATTGGCAAAGCTGGCAGTTTCAGACGGCCTGA
- a CDS encoding AAA family ATPase: protein MWTFPYYIPGHLPDWQALERRFSWFADMKDVPQDPEWHAEGDVFTHTKMVCEALLKLPEFQALDEQEQHILFAAAMLHDVEKRSTTKCEIENGKERIVSPHHAKKGEHTARTLLYTELAAPFAVREAIAKLVRLHGLPLWAINKPNPERAVIAASLQVNTAHLAMLAKADVLGRICCDQQDILLRIDLFRELCEENACWGKARTFASDYGRYLYLNGRSEMPDYQPFDDQTFDVYAMCAIAGSGKDSYIRQYLAHLPMLSLDEIRRERKLNPADSKHTAEAVRLGKEQAKEYLRARTSFVFNATNLNRDLRSKWLPMFADYGARVHLIYLEVPYTQLLSQNRNREHSVPNDVLHRMIEKLEIPDYSEAHTVDFVVSS from the coding sequence ATGTGGACATTCCCATATTACATACCCGGTCACCTTCCTGATTGGCAAGCATTAGAACGTCGTTTCAGCTGGTTTGCCGATATGAAGGACGTTCCCCAGGACCCTGAGTGGCATGCCGAAGGCGATGTATTTACGCATACCAAAATGGTGTGCGAAGCCCTTTTGAAACTGCCCGAGTTTCAAGCGCTTGATGAACAGGAGCAGCATATTTTGTTTGCTGCCGCCATGCTGCATGATGTGGAAAAACGCAGTACGACCAAGTGTGAAATAGAAAACGGCAAAGAGCGTATCGTTTCGCCGCATCACGCAAAAAAAGGCGAGCATACCGCCCGTACTTTACTGTATACCGAACTTGCCGCTCCGTTTGCTGTAAGAGAAGCAATCGCCAAACTCGTGCGCTTGCACGGATTGCCCTTATGGGCGATTAACAAGCCTAATCCTGAGCGAGCCGTCATAGCGGCCAGTTTGCAGGTCAATACTGCACATCTTGCCATGCTTGCTAAAGCTGATGTACTGGGTCGTATATGTTGCGATCAACAGGATATTTTGCTGCGCATTGATTTGTTTCGTGAACTCTGTGAAGAAAATGCTTGTTGGGGCAAGGCACGTACTTTTGCCAGTGACTACGGACGCTATCTCTATCTTAACGGCCGTAGCGAAATGCCGGATTATCAGCCATTTGATGATCAGACCTTTGACGTGTATGCCATGTGTGCCATAGCAGGTAGCGGTAAAGACAGTTACATCAGGCAATATCTTGCTCATTTACCTATGCTGTCGCTGGATGAGATTCGCCGTGAACGCAAACTTAATCCCGCAGATTCCAAACATACCGCCGAAGCAGTGCGTTTGGGTAAAGAGCAGGCAAAAGAATACCTGCGAGCCCGTACGTCATTTGTCTTCAATGCGACCAATCTTAACCGCGACCTGCGCAGCAAATGGCTGCCGATGTTTGCCGATTACGGCGCACGCGTGCATCTCATTTATTTAGAAGTGCCTTACACGCAATTACTATCGCAAAACCGTAACCGCGAACATTCTGTGCCGAATGATGTGTTGCACCGCATGATAGAAAAGCTGGAAATCCCTGATTACAGTGAAGCGCATACAGTGGATTTTGTGGTCTCTTCTTAA
- a CDS encoding ubiquinone biosynthesis accessory factor UbiJ, translated as MSALFPLINHLIQQNPEQQRELSEFAGSIICISLTGFRLTGRISEQGFLETAHETADTNITFHNSAIQKILQGGQPGVGDISLEGDLVLGMSVLPILGGLRYYPSEDLARVFGHVAAESISSRAGDIGRTMKKIGKSIAEQISDFSREPESPVIDQATLAAWLEEVDKLRDDVARLNERLDRLERDIWID; from the coding sequence ATGTCCGCCCTATTTCCCCTTATCAACCACCTGATACAGCAAAATCCAGAGCAACAGCGCGAGCTGTCTGAATTTGCAGGCAGCATCATCTGCATCAGCCTGACCGGTTTCAGACTGACCGGACGCATCAGCGAACAAGGTTTTCTTGAAACCGCACACGAAACCGCCGACACCAACATCACGTTCCACAACAGCGCCATCCAAAAAATCCTCCAAGGCGGCCAGCCTGGCGTGGGCGACATCAGCCTCGAAGGCGACTTGGTATTGGGCATGTCCGTCCTTCCTATTTTGGGTGGACTGCGCTATTATCCGAGCGAAGATTTGGCGCGTGTATTCGGTCATGTGGCCGCAGAAAGCATCAGCTCGCGCGCCGGCGACATCGGCCGCACCATGAAAAAAATCGGCAAAAGCATTGCCGAGCAAATCAGCGACTTTTCACGCGAACCCGAATCCCCTGTTATCGACCAAGCCACGCTTGCCGCATGGCTGGAAGAAGTGGACAAATTGCGTGACGACGTTGCCCGCCTAAACGAACGCCTCGACCGCCTCGAGCGCGATATCTGGATAGATTAA
- a CDS encoding SDR family NAD(P)-dependent oxidoreductase, with amino-acid sequence MHLPDISILGLGYLGLPLAQKCYEQGSQVAAIKRTLTSDDINLPIELDIIDLNQDDIFHSSALWQNHINKPTWFCLLPPSSLNHYADTLKKWIQLAEQSKVQHIIFTSSTSMYGDQARICDETTPPDPQTESARQILAVEQALLESAVPHIDILRLGGLYSADRHPVTKLVQKTRIQGGNQPVNILHKDLAVQVLFQTAGQADGKRIRNIVEPRHPSRAEFYTAEAAKLGLPAPDFIVDDKSNGKIVNTVCADGLSL; translated from the coding sequence ATGCACCTTCCCGATATTTCCATTCTCGGCTTAGGCTATCTCGGCCTGCCGCTGGCGCAAAAATGTTATGAACAAGGCAGTCAGGTAGCCGCCATCAAACGCACCCTGACTTCCGACGACATCAATCTGCCGATTGAACTCGACATCATCGATTTGAATCAAGACGATATTTTTCACAGTTCGGCATTGTGGCAAAACCATATCAACAAGCCGACATGGTTTTGCCTGCTTCCGCCTTCGTCATTAAACCATTACGCCGATACCCTGAAAAAATGGATTCAACTTGCCGAGCAATCTAAGGTACAACACATCATCTTTACCAGCAGCACCAGCATGTATGGCGACCAAGCACGCATATGCGATGAAACCACGCCGCCCGATCCGCAAACCGAATCTGCCCGTCAAATCCTCGCAGTTGAACAAGCCTTGCTTGAAAGCGCCGTCCCCCATATCGACATACTGCGACTGGGCGGGCTTTATTCTGCCGACCGTCATCCCGTTACCAAGCTGGTTCAAAAAACACGCATTCAAGGCGGCAATCAACCCGTTAATATTCTTCATAAGGATCTTGCCGTCCAAGTCCTTTTTCAGACGGCCGGCCAAGCTGACGGCAAGCGTATCCGCAATATTGTCGAACCCCGCCACCCAAGCCGGGCTGAATTTTATACTGCCGAAGCAGCCAAACTCGGCCTACCGGCTCCTGATTTCATCGTTGATGACAAAAGCAACGGCAAAATTGTAAATACCGTTTGCGCAGACGGGCTAAGCCTGTAA
- a CDS encoding TetR/AcrR family transcriptional regulator, translating to MPRIAKVNTYTRIINASLALFNEEGERNISTNHIAAHLGISPGNLYYHFRNKDEIIVQLFKRYSEALLVYLNEAVLPSNVEDSINYMAGIYDVMWEYRFLFSDVNTLLARSAELLGEHNTFTQAKVSPLLVNLLTQLNGLNIISADQTAMNDLAVNMWMVTKYWFDFDSSLRGRAKLTEDSKVRGISRTLSLLRPYLLPEHRAEFDQKIGSNH from the coding sequence ATGCCGCGCATTGCTAAAGTCAACACTTACACACGAATCATCAATGCCAGCCTCGCCTTGTTCAACGAAGAAGGCGAGCGCAATATTAGCACCAACCATATTGCCGCCCACTTGGGCATCAGCCCGGGCAACCTCTACTACCATTTCCGCAACAAAGACGAAATCATCGTCCAATTGTTCAAACGTTACAGCGAAGCCCTGCTTGTCTACCTTAACGAAGCCGTGTTGCCGTCTAATGTTGAAGACTCCATCAACTACATGGCCGGTATTTATGATGTGATGTGGGAATACCGTTTCCTTTTCAGCGATGTGAACACCCTGCTTGCCCGCAGTGCCGAATTATTGGGCGAACACAATACCTTTACCCAAGCCAAAGTTTCCCCGCTGTTGGTCAACCTGCTGACCCAGCTCAACGGCCTGAACATCATCAGCGCAGACCAAACCGCCATGAACGACCTTGCCGTCAATATGTGGATGGTGACGAAATACTGGTTCGACTTCGACAGCTCCCTGCGCGGCCGCGCCAAGTTGACCGAAGATTCAAAAGTACGGGGCATCAGCCGCACACTCAGCCTGTTACGCCCTTACCTCCTGCCGGAACACCGTGCTGAATTTGACCAAAAAATCGGCAGCAACCATTAA
- the murB gene encoding UDP-N-acetylmuramate dehydrogenase, whose amino-acid sequence MQPIQYQTDLTPYNTFGLKAQAKAFVALKHADELRDIVRLPEFNRDTVLWLGGGSNILLMEDYAGLVVHMENKGIREIERSDSLVYIEAQAGEIWHDFVLHTVELGLSGLENLSLIPGTVGASPVQNIGAYGVEVKDVIHSVRCFDLDTETFVELSNADCDFAYRESLFKQGGKGRYVIVSVVFALKEHFVPNLGYGDLAAAVAELSQGREATAKDVSDAVCAIRNSKLPNPNVLGNVGSFFKNPVVSAEKAADLLQQYPNMPRYPQPDGLVKLAAGWLIDQCRLKGHQIGGAAVHDRQALVLVNKNNASAQDVHQLAQYVCNTVFTQFQVELHAEPNWLPTSYSL is encoded by the coding sequence ATGCAACCCATCCAATACCAAACCGACCTTACCCCTTACAACACTTTCGGCCTGAAAGCCCAAGCCAAAGCATTTGTTGCACTCAAACATGCCGACGAGTTGCGCGACATCGTCCGGCTGCCCGAGTTCAACCGAGATACTGTTTTATGGCTCGGCGGCGGCAGCAATATCCTTTTGATGGAAGACTATGCCGGTCTGGTTGTGCATATGGAAAACAAGGGAATACGCGAAATTGAGCGTTCAGACAGCCTGGTTTATATCGAAGCGCAAGCCGGGGAAATTTGGCATGATTTTGTTTTGCATACGGTTGAACTGGGTTTAAGCGGGCTGGAAAACCTGAGCCTGATTCCGGGCACGGTCGGCGCGTCTCCGGTACAAAATATCGGTGCATACGGCGTTGAAGTCAAAGATGTTATCCATAGCGTACGCTGCTTTGATTTGGATACGGAAACCTTTGTCGAGCTTTCCAATGCCGACTGTGACTTTGCCTATCGTGAAAGCCTGTTCAAACAGGGAGGCAAAGGCCGTTATGTGATTGTTTCGGTTGTATTCGCGTTAAAAGAGCATTTTGTGCCGAACTTGGGCTATGGCGATTTGGCGGCAGCGGTTGCCGAACTGAGCCAAGGCCGAGAAGCAACAGCCAAAGATGTTTCCGATGCAGTGTGTGCAATTCGCAACAGTAAACTGCCTAATCCTAACGTACTTGGTAATGTCGGAAGTTTCTTTAAAAACCCTGTTGTCAGCGCTGAAAAAGCGGCCGATTTGTTGCAACAATACCCCAATATGCCACGCTATCCGCAGCCTGACGGTTTGGTCAAACTCGCGGCCGGCTGGCTGATTGACCAATGCCGTCTAAAAGGCCATCAGATCGGCGGTGCGGCCGTGCATGACAGACAGGCTTTGGTTTTGGTGAATAAAAACAATGCGTCCGCTCAAGATGTCCACCAGCTGGCACAATATGTTTGTAATACAGTATTTACTCAATTTCAGGTAGAATTACACGCAGAACCCAACTGGCTGCCGACTTCATACAGCCTATAA
- a CDS encoding LEM-3-like GIY-YIG domain-containing protein codes for MFSTSIIEKLAYYVYCLIDPRDGNIFYIGKGVGNRVFHHALGSLQETETPSDKIALIREIHQSGNQPVYYILRHNIQTDKQAFEYEAMAIDLLSLVKPSQQPLTNIQGGTHSSEVGLMSLSELKRKYDAQELKTDKPIVLITINNEYEKLKKDIRSGNIPEANRDKEIYERTRKYWKIGSRREKAKYAVAVYRGWTLAVYEIERWISADDIIQGRWMFEGKPLPEGSDIYEEIVNKLTYSSQENYKAPQNPITYRNC; via the coding sequence ATGTTTTCAACCTCTATTATAGAAAAACTTGCTTACTATGTTTATTGCTTGATTGACCCTAGAGACGGCAATATTTTCTATATAGGTAAAGGTGTGGGCAATCGCGTTTTCCATCATGCCCTAGGTTCATTACAAGAAACAGAAACGCCAAGTGATAAAATTGCCTTGATTAGGGAAATACATCAAAGTGGAAACCAACCCGTGTATTACATTCTGCGGCACAACATCCAAACAGACAAACAGGCTTTTGAATATGAAGCGATGGCAATAGACCTACTCTCCTTAGTCAAACCGAGCCAGCAGCCGCTAACTAATATTCAAGGCGGCACGCATTCTTCTGAAGTAGGATTGATGAGCTTGTCCGAATTAAAACGAAAATATGATGCACAAGAATTGAAAACTGATAAACCCATTGTTTTAATTACGATTAATAACGAATACGAGAAACTGAAAAAAGACATTAGATCTGGGAATATTCCTGAAGCCAATAGGGATAAGGAAATTTACGAACGCACACGGAAATATTGGAAAATCGGAAGCCGACGTGAAAAAGCAAAATATGCAGTTGCAGTCTATCGCGGCTGGACATTGGCAGTGTATGAAATCGAAAGATGGATTTCTGCCGACGATATTATTCAAGGCCGTTGGATGTTTGAAGGCAAGCCGTTACCAGAAGGCTCCGACATTTATGAAGAAATCGTGAATAAGCTGACCTATTCTTCCCAAGAAAATTATAAAGCGCCCCAAAACCCCATTACCTATCGTAATTGTTAA
- a CDS encoding MATE family efflux transporter, producing the protein MLLNLNRFAFPVFLKETRLLTALALPMLLAQVAQVGIGFVDTVMAGGAGKEDLAAVALGSSAFSTIYITFMGVMAALNPMIAQLYGAGKTEEVGKTGMQGIWFGLCLGVFGMLLMWTMITPFRHWLTLNDYVENTMAQYMFFTSLAMPAAMIHRALHAYASSLNRPRVIMLVSFAAFVLNVPLNYVFVYGKFGMPALGGAGCGVATAAVFWFSALALWLYIAKEKFFRPFGLTAKIGKPDLAAFKQIWKIGAPIGLSYFLEASAFSFIVFLVAPFGEDYVAAQQVVISLSGILYMVPQSVGSASTVRVGFSLGRREFLRARYISGVSLVLGWVLATCTALLLVIFRFQLAGMYTNDAAVLGIAATVLFFASLFQLADATQCIASYALRGYKVTKMPMFIHAVAFWGCGLLPGYLLAYHADMGIYGFWTALTASLTIAAIALVWCLELCSREMVRSHKAV; encoded by the coding sequence ATGCTACTGAACCTCAACCGCTTTGCCTTTCCTGTTTTCTTAAAAGAAACCCGCCTGCTTACCGCCCTCGCCCTGCCTATGCTGTTGGCGCAAGTGGCGCAAGTGGGTATTGGTTTTGTCGACACGGTAATGGCCGGTGGCGCAGGTAAGGAAGATTTGGCCGCGGTAGCTTTGGGCAGCAGCGCGTTTTCCACGATTTACATTACCTTTATGGGCGTGATGGCGGCGTTGAACCCGATGATTGCCCAGTTGTACGGCGCAGGTAAAACCGAAGAAGTCGGCAAAACAGGAATGCAGGGCATTTGGTTTGGCTTGTGTTTGGGCGTATTCGGCATGCTGTTGATGTGGACGATGATTACGCCGTTCCGTCATTGGCTGACATTGAACGATTATGTCGAAAACACGATGGCGCAATATATGTTCTTTACCAGCTTGGCAATGCCGGCCGCCATGATACACCGCGCCCTGCACGCCTATGCCTCAAGCTTGAACCGTCCGCGCGTGATTATGTTGGTCAGCTTTGCGGCATTTGTGTTGAATGTGCCGCTGAACTATGTGTTCGTTTACGGCAAATTCGGTATGCCTGCTTTGGGCGGCGCAGGTTGCGGCGTGGCAACGGCGGCGGTATTTTGGTTCAGCGCATTGGCTTTGTGGCTTTATATTGCCAAAGAAAAATTCTTCCGTCCGTTTGGCTTGACGGCAAAAATCGGCAAACCCGATTTGGCGGCTTTCAAACAGATTTGGAAAATCGGCGCACCTATCGGCTTGTCTTATTTTCTAGAAGCCAGCGCGTTTTCATTTATCGTCTTTTTGGTGGCGCCATTCGGCGAGGATTATGTCGCCGCGCAACAAGTCGTCATCAGTCTGTCGGGCATTTTGTATATGGTTCCACAAAGCGTCGGCTCTGCAAGCACGGTACGCGTAGGCTTTTCGCTCGGGCGACGCGAATTTTTGCGGGCGCGTTATATTTCAGGCGTTTCGCTGGTGTTGGGCTGGGTACTTGCCACCTGTACCGCGCTGCTCTTGGTCATCTTTCGCTTTCAGTTGGCCGGTATGTACACCAACGATGCGGCCGTATTAGGCATTGCCGCAACCGTTTTATTTTTCGCCTCCCTATTCCAACTGGCAGACGCCACCCAATGTATCGCTTCATATGCGCTGCGCGGCTATAAAGTGACCAAAATGCCGATGTTCATCCATGCCGTGGCTTTTTGGGGTTGCGGCCTGTTGCCCGGCTACCTGCTTGCCTATCATGCTGATATGGGCATTTACGGCTTCTGGACCGCGCTGACCGCTTCACTGACGATTGCCGCCATCGCCTTGGTGTGGTGCTTGGAATTGTGCAGCAGGGAGATGGTCAGATCGCATAAGGCCGTCTGA
- a CDS encoding acyl-CoA thioesterase — protein MKKHIYCQHSFETEVPFFDVDAMHIVWHGNYVKYLETARCAFLSSIGYDYNEMGRQGYSWPIVQMNLKYIRPARFGQKIRVDMDIVEIESCLRIDYTIYDAETNEKLTRASTTQAAVSLSDGLMQFQTPDSWLEAVKRHPTFKAV, from the coding sequence ATGAAAAAACACATCTACTGCCAACACAGCTTTGAAACCGAAGTTCCTTTTTTTGACGTAGATGCCATGCACATCGTGTGGCACGGCAACTATGTCAAATACCTTGAAACCGCACGTTGTGCTTTTTTGTCTTCCATCGGTTACGACTACAACGAGATGGGACGGCAGGGGTACAGCTGGCCGATTGTGCAGATGAACCTCAAATACATCCGCCCTGCCCGTTTCGGCCAAAAAATCCGCGTTGATATGGACATAGTAGAAATCGAAAGCTGCCTGCGTATCGATTACACCATTTACGATGCAGAAACCAATGAAAAACTGACCCGCGCTTCGACTACCCAAGCCGCGGTGTCGCTTTCAGACGGCCTGATGCAGTTTCAAACGCCGGACAGCTGGTTGGAAGCAGTAAAAAGACATCCGACATTTAAGGCCGTCTGA